The Betta splendens chromosome 4, fBetSpl5.4, whole genome shotgun sequence genome contains a region encoding:
- the sgk3 gene encoding serine/threonine-protein kinase Sgk3 — protein MEEPSSLPNVSIPCHNEQRDKKKRYTVYKVMVSVGHHEWFVFRRYAEFDKLYNTLRKQFPSANLKIPAKRIFGDNFDPVFIKQRRAGLHEFIKRIVSQPELSNHQDVKAFLQMNRQNFSDGSEDEDDKNSSTSRNINLGPSGNPHAKPTDFDFLKVIGKGSFGKVFLAKRKDDGKYYAVKVLQKKIILNRKEQKHIMAERNVLLKNVKHPFLVGLHYSFQTTDKLYFVLDFINGGELFFHLQKERTFTEPRARFYIAEMASALGYLHSLNIVYRDLKPENILLDHEGHIILTDFGLCKEGISQTDTTTTFCGTPEYLAPEVLRKQPYDNTVDWWCLGSVLYEMLYGLPPFYSRDTHEMYDNILHKPLEMRPGASTTAWSLLQGLLEKDGTHRLGSKDDFKEIQAHDFFSSINWNDLEEKKIPPPFTPKVSSCCDISNFDTEFTDETVPNSVCYSQEHIVNASVMEADDAFLGFSYAPPSDDAFL, from the exons ATGGAGGAGCCATCCAGCCTCCCCAACGTCAGCATCCCCTGCCACAACGAGCAGAGGGACAAGAAGAAGCGCTACACG GTTTACAAGGTCATGGTGTCTGTGGGACATCATGAATGGTTCGTCTTCAGGCGATACGCCGAGTTCGACAAACTCTACAACACG TTAAGGAAACAGTTTCCATCTGCGAACTTGAAGATTCCGGCTAAGAGGATATTTGGGGATAATTTTGACCCAG TGTTCATAAAGCAAAGAAGAGCCGGACTACATGAGTTCATCAAGAGAATCGTCTCCCAACCTGAACTTTCCAACCA CCAAGATGTAAAAGCCTTTCTACAGATGAATCGGCAAAACTTTTCAGATGGctctgaggatgaagatgacaaA AACAGTTCTACCTCCAGAAACATTAACCTGGGACCCTCTGGAAATCCACA TGCCAAACCCACAGACTTCGACTTTTTAAAGGTCATAGGAAAGGGGAGTTTTGGGAAG GTTTTTCTTGCAAAACGAAAAGACGATGGGAAATATTACGCAGTGAAGGTCTTACAGAAAAAAATCATTCTGAACAGAAAAGAG CAAAAACACATAATGGCCGAGCGCAACGTGCTGCTGAAGAATGTCAAACACCCTTTCCTGGTTGGGCTGCATTATTCCTTCCAGACCACAGACAAGTTGTACTTTGTCTTGGATTTCATCAATGGAGGGGAA CTGTTCTTCCATCTTCAAAAAGAGCGGACCTTTACAGAACCAAGAGCAAGGTTCTACATTGCAGAAATGGCAAGTGCACTGGGTTACCTGCACTCTCTCAACATTGTCTACAG AGATCTGAAACCAGAGAACATCCTTCTTGACCATGAA GGACACATCATTTTGACTGACTTTGGATTGTGCAAGGAAGGCATTTCCCAAACTGACACTACCACTACGTTTTGTGGAACCCCTGAG TACTTGGCTCCAGAGGTCCTGAGGAAGCAGCCTTATGATAATACAGTAGACTGGTGGTGCCTGGGTTCAGTGCTGTATGAAATGCTGTATGGTCTG CCTCCGTTCTACAGCCGAGACACACATGAGATGTATGACAACATCCTCCACAAGCCGCTGGAGATGCGTCCTGGTGCCTCCACCACAGCCTGGTCTCTCCTCCAGGGCCTGCTAGAGAAAGATGGCACACACAGACTTGGGTCCAAGGATGACTTT AAAGAAATCCAAGCACACGACTTCTTCTCCTCTATCAACTGGAATGACCTGGAAGAAAAGAAGATCCCTCCCCCATTCACACCCAAAGTG AGCTCTTGCTGTGATATCTCAAACTTCGATACAGAGTTCACAGATGAGACGGTGCCCAACTCTGTCTGCTACTCTCAAGAACACATAGTCAACGCCAGTGTAATGGAGGCTGATGATGCCTTTTTAGGATTTTCCTATGCTCCACCTTCCGATGATGCATTCCTATGA
- the si:dkey-97a13.12 gene encoding SH3 domain-containing kinase-binding protein 1 isoform X2 gives MVVVHSYRPHWPDELELSAGDVILVLSKHEEGRWFGRLQGGQRGYFPASCVMELSQVNLSTKGLQRSASVKSSAADNDSGLRARYGNGHILQALRRGSRGGGGAGPEGGRGGSEGPFLVRRPPVPQPAASQAPTHRSPSLLHRILSKCRKKSDRQGATNGAFESD, from the exons ATGGTGGTGGTGCACAGCTACAGGCCCCACTGGCCCGACGAGCTGGAGCTGTCTGCAGGTGACGTCATCCTGGTGCTGTCCAAACATGAGGAGGGGAGGTGGTTCGGGCGGCTGCAGGGCGGCCAGCGGGGCTACTTCCCCGCCTCCTGTGTGATGGAGCTGAGCCAG GTGAACCTCAGCACCAAAGGCCTCCAGAGAAGCGCATCCGTAAAAAGCTCAGCAGCTGACAATGATTCAGGCCTACGCGCTCGATATGGAAA TGGACACATTCTGCAGGCCCTCAGGAGGGGGAGCCGAGGGGGTGGCGGCGCGGGGCCGGAAGGGGGCCGGGGTGGGAGCGAGGGCCCCTTTCTGGTGCGGAGGCCCCCGGTGCCTCAGCCCGCGGCCTCCCAGGCTCCGACGCACAGATCCCCCAGCCTGCTCCACAGGATTCTGTCCAAGTGCCGGAAAAAGAGCGACCGCCAGGGCGCCACCAACGGGGCCTTTGAGAGCGACTGA
- the mybl1 gene encoding myb-related protein A isoform X3, which yields MDNVKSRSNDEDEELHSTDPESKEKSKDKKTLCKVKWSRDEDEKLKRLVEQHGTDSWKLIANFFPGRTDGQCQHRWQKVLNPELVKGPWTKEEDQKVIDLVHKYGPKRWSVIAKHLQGRIGKQCRERWHNHLNPEVKKSSWTQEEDRIIYEAHKRLGNRWAEISKLLPGRTDNSIKNHWNSTMRRKVEHEGYLQDGGKAFSSSHSGGKRRNHRPSPPTPTETQHCDHSPQSSGPNQLVGYSYDPHNGHLMENLSDNSGFISSLEPYSTWSDSGSDETLPTSRMEGQAERRTWRSAEITHGPPAQPSVSPSKFLAVEASTVLSTLQTIPEFAETMELIDSMCFALQDPVAWSDVASFDLSETATPPRHNQAGYSTLLQERTEGSMGFTVDTPTTVTEHDKNCALFGVGNVTLVTPINSAKSNQVFTGKRRRRPRGEPSPLCDRNGFSFLENVSNSPKKTPTKSVPFTPSRLCNLSGTEHLNLENPALTSTPVCGQRCLLNTPLPKETTPKHEKENDGSRTPKFRKTIMIPTPRTPTPFKNALAAQEKMHGPLKMEPQPLAFLEEDIREVLKLETGADIFNRADTEHDCRIWKHDMDGPARKVRKSLVLDPWDKDSLNVQLFQDQLNNLQVPESLLTGSSLISPSKQENHSGPLLSDRDNPPLVPVHPRGFTGLQVKKLPAIQKAQKHAPVQVSEWETVVYGKTEDQLIMTEQARQYLNPYPSSCSTSRALVL from the exons ATGGACAACGTGAAATCACGCAG taatgatgaggatgaagagttGCACTCTACAGACCCAGAGAGTAAAGAGAAGAGCAAAGATAAAAAGACACTGTGCAAAGTAAAGTGGTCCCGAGATGAG GATGAAAAGCTGAAAAGACTTGTCGAGCAACATGGAACTGACTCCTGGAAATTAATAGCAAATTTTTTTCCT GGGAGGACAGATGGCCAGTGTCAGCATCGCTGGCAGAAGGTGCTCAACCCAGAGCTGGTGAAAGGACCTTGGACAAAAGAGGAGGATCAAAAG GTTATTGACCTGGTTCACAAGTATGGTCCCAAGCGCTGGTCAGTGATTGCAAAGCACCTTCAAGGAAGAATTGGGAAGCAGTGCCGCGAACGATGGCACAACCACCTCAACCCGGAGGTGAAGAAATCTTCGTGGACTCAGGAAGAGGATCGAATCATCTATGAGGCCCACAAAAGGCTTGGCAACCGCTGGGCGGAGATCTCCAAACTTCTACCTGGACG AACAGACAACTCCATCAAAAACCACTGGAACTCAACcatgaggaggaaggtggagcaCGAGGGCTACCTGCAAGATGGCGGCAAGGCTTTCAGTTCTTCTCATAGTGGAGGGAAGAGACGCAACCACAGACCGTCTCCTCCAACTCCAACAGAGACTCAGCACTGCGACCACAGTCCTCAGTCATCAGGACCCAACCAG CTGGTGGGATATTCATACGATCCTCACAATGGTCACTTGATGGAGAATCTTTCTGACAATTCAGGATTTATATCG AGTTTGGAGCCGTACTCAACCTGGTCAGACTCTGGGTCAGATGAGACACTGCCTACAAGTAGAATGGAAGGGCAAGCAGAGAGACGAACCTGGAGGTCTGCTGAAATCACCCATGGACCTCCAGCACAACCTTCTGTCTCCCCTAGCAAGTTTCTGGCTGTAGAAGCCAGCACAGTGCTCTCCACCCTGCAGACGATACCAGAGTTTGCAGAGACCATGGAGCTTATTGACTCG atgtgttttGCTCTGCAGGACCCAGTTGCGTGGAGCGATGTGGCCAGTTTTGACTTGTCAGAGACGGCTACACCACCGAGGCACAATCAAGCAGGATACAGCACCCTCCTGCAAGAGCGGACCGAGGGTTCAATGGGATTTACAGTCGACACTCCGACTACCGTCACAGAACACGACAAGAACTGTGCTCTGTTTGGTGTGGGCAATGTGACTCTGGTGACTCCCATAAACTCTGCAAAATCAAACCAGGTGTTTACTGGGAAGAGAAGACGACGACCACGGGGAGAACCGTCTCCTTTGTGCGACAGAAACGGTTTCTCCTTTCTGGAAAATGTCTCTAATTCTCCCAAGAAAACACCCACAAAGTCTGTGCCGTTCACCCCGTCACGA TTGTGCAACCTATCAGGGACCGAACATCTGAATCTGGAGAACCCTGCCCTGACATCAACTCCTGTGTGTGGTCAAAGGTGCCTCCTAAACACTCCACTCCCCAAGGAAACCACGCCGAAGCACGAGAAAGAGAATGACGG TTCCAGGACCCCTAAATTTCGTAAAACTATAATGATACCAACGCCAAGAACACCAACACCCTTCAAAAATGCTTTGGCTGCCCAGGAGAAAATGCATGGGCCCTTGAAGATGGAG CCACAGCCTTTGGCATTTCTGGAAGAAGACATTAGGGAAGTTCTGAAACTGGAGACTGGAGCAGACATCTTCAACAGAGCTGACACTGAGCATGACTGCAGAATATGGAAACATGAT ATGGATGGCCCAGCTAGAAAAGTCCGCAAGTCCCTTGTGCTGGACCCCTGGGACAAAGACTCCCTCAACGTCCAACTTTTCCAAGACCAGCTGAACAATTTACAA GTCCCAGAAAGTCTACTCACAGGCTCCTCGCTGATTTCCCCCTCTAAGCAAGAGAACCATAGCGGCCCTTTGCTTTCTGACAGAGATAACCCCCCTTTAGTCCCTGTTCATCCACGTGGCTTTACTGGCCTCCAGGTGAAGAAGCTTCCAGCGATccaaaaagcacagaaacatgcCCCAGTACAG GTGAGTGAGTGGGAAACAGTGGTTTATGGGAAGACAGAGGACCAGTTGATCATGACAGAACAAGCTCGTCAGTACCTGAACCCCTacccgtcctcctgctctacCTCAAGGGCCCTCGTGCTTTAA
- the si:dkey-97a13.12 gene encoding caskin-2 isoform X1 — protein MQRIYMHSNEHFEVFTTVLAPVGRYRYRAEAEKMVVVHSYRPHWPDELELSAGDVILVLSKHEEGRWFGRLQGGQRGYFPASCVMELSQVNLSTKGLQRSASVKSSAADNDSGLRARYGNGHILQALRRGSRGGGGAGPEGGRGGSEGPFLVRRPPVPQPAASQAPTHRSPSLLHRILSKCRKKSDRQGATNGAFESD, from the exons ATGCAGCGCATCTACATGCACAGCAATGAGCACTTTGAAGTCTTCACCACCGTCCTCGCCCCAGTAG GGAGGTATCGATACAGAGCAGAAGCTGAAAAG ATGGTGGTGGTGCACAGCTACAGGCCCCACTGGCCCGACGAGCTGGAGCTGTCTGCAGGTGACGTCATCCTGGTGCTGTCCAAACATGAGGAGGGGAGGTGGTTCGGGCGGCTGCAGGGCGGCCAGCGGGGCTACTTCCCCGCCTCCTGTGTGATGGAGCTGAGCCAG GTGAACCTCAGCACCAAAGGCCTCCAGAGAAGCGCATCCGTAAAAAGCTCAGCAGCTGACAATGATTCAGGCCTACGCGCTCGATATGGAAA TGGACACATTCTGCAGGCCCTCAGGAGGGGGAGCCGAGGGGGTGGCGGCGCGGGGCCGGAAGGGGGCCGGGGTGGGAGCGAGGGCCCCTTTCTGGTGCGGAGGCCCCCGGTGCCTCAGCCCGCGGCCTCCCAGGCTCCGACGCACAGATCCCCCAGCCTGCTCCACAGGATTCTGTCCAAGTGCCGGAAAAAGAGCGACCGCCAGGGCGCCACCAACGGGGCCTTTGAGAGCGACTGA
- the rrs1 gene encoding ribosome biogenesis regulatory protein homolog: MAACSVEELLARAEEEEAQKLRSISVHKELDLEFDVGNLLAYDKNRIESRDFRQQKKEDFLKALARDNTQLLINEIWKLPTERIEEAIVAKLPSPVTPLPREKPLPKPKPPTKWEQFAKLKGIQKKKKTNLAWDENAKEWRRRWGYKRANDSTKDWLIEVPETADPNEDQFAKRVAAKKERVAKNELNRLRNIARAQKARVPGVGLLPTAAQSKDELSRAVSVAKTSTASAGRFQDRLPKEKPAKTGKRRKFEPLIGNFSNEKQRQLELLKIIDSKRPKMDITRAVNKQMREDDQEQAAGKHKKKGRRGHAPGKGRGGGGKGSVPGKGRGGGGGGKGKGGKAAGGKRRGKPGKR; the protein is encoded by the coding sequence ATGGCTGCGTGCAGTGTGGAAGAGCTGTTGGCCAgggctgaagaagaagaggccCAAAAGCTCCGAAGCATCTCCGTCCACAAAGAGCTGGACCTGGAGTTCGACGTCGGGAACCTGCTGGCGTACGACAAGAACCGCATCGAGTCCCGCGACTTCAGGCAACAGAAGAAGGAAGACTTCCTGAAGGCTTTAGCTCGTGACAACACGCAGCTGCTCATCAACGAGATCTGGAAGCTGCCCACGGAGAGGATCGAGGAGGCGATAGTGGCCAAACTACCGAGCCCCGTCACGCCTTTACCCAGAGAGAAGCCGCTGCCGAAGCCCAAACCCCCCACAAAATGGGAGCAGTTCGCCAAACTGAAAGGaatacagaagaagaagaagaccaaCCTGGCGTGGGATGAAAACGCCAAGGagtggaggaggcgctggggcTACAAGCGGGCCAACGACAGCACCAAGGACTGGCTGATCGAGGTGCCGGAGACCGCGGACCCAAACGAGGACCAGTTCGCCAAACGCGTCGCCGCCAAGAAGGAGAGAGTGGCCAAAAACGAGCTCAACCGGCTGCGCAACATCGCCAGGGCGCAGAAAGCCAGGGTCCCGGGCGTGGGTCTGCTTCCCACCGCCGCCCAGTCCAAAGACGAGCTGTCCAGGGCCGTGAGCGTGGCCAAAACCTCCACGGCGTCCGCGGGGAGGTTCCAGGACCGGCTGCCGAAGGAGAAGCCGGCGAAGACGGGCAAGAGGCGGAAGTTCGAGCCGCTCATCGGGAACTTCTCCAACgagaagcagaggcagctggagctccTGAAAATCATAGACAGCAAGCGGCCCAAGATGGACATCACCAGGGCCGTCAACAAACAGATGCGGGAGGACGACCAGGAGCAGGCGGCCGGTAAACACAAGAAGAAGGGACGCAGAGGACACGCGCCAGGGAAGGGACGAGGAGGCGGTGGGAAAGGGAGCGTGCCAGGGAAGggccgagggggaggaggaggggggaaaggaaaaggaggcaaagctgcaggagggaagaggagagggaaacCTGGCAAGCGCTGA
- the mybl1 gene encoding myb-related protein A isoform X1: MDNVKSRSNDEDEELHSTDPESKEKSKDKKTLCKVKWSRDEDEKLKRLVEQHGTDSWKLIANFFPGRTDGQCQHRWQKVLNPELVKGPWTKEEDQKVIDLVHKYGPKRWSVIAKHLQGRIGKQCRERWHNHLNPEVKKSSWTQEEDRIIYEAHKRLGNRWAEISKLLPGRTDNSIKNHWNSTMRRKVEHEGYLQDGGKAFSSSHSGGKRRNHRPSPPTPTETQHCDHSPQSSGPNQLVGYSYDPHNGHLMENLSDNSGFISPSSLDDPDKEQRIKELELLLMSAESEVQRQVLCRGPCSLEPYSTWSDSGSDETLPTSRMEGQAERRTWRSAEITHGPPAQPSVSPSKFLAVEASTVLSTLQTIPEFAETMELIDSMCFALQDPVAWSDVASFDLSETATPPRHNQAGYSTLLQERTEGSMGFTVDTPTTVTEHDKNCALFGVGNVTLVTPINSAKSNQVFTGKRRRRPRGEPSPLCDRNGFSFLENVSNSPKKTPTKSVPFTPSRLCNLSGTEHLNLENPALTSTPVCGQRCLLNTPLPKETTPKHEKENDGSRTPKFRKTIMIPTPRTPTPFKNALAAQEKMHGPLKMEPQPLAFLEEDIREVLKLETGADIFNRADTEHDCRIWKHDMDGPARKVRKSLVLDPWDKDSLNVQLFQDQLNNLQVPESLLTGSSLISPSKQENHSGPLLSDRDNPPLVPVHPRGFTGLQVKKLPAIQKAQKHAPVQVSEWETVVYGKTEDQLIMTEQARQYLNPYPSSCSTSRALVL, translated from the exons ATGGACAACGTGAAATCACGCAG taatgatgaggatgaagagttGCACTCTACAGACCCAGAGAGTAAAGAGAAGAGCAAAGATAAAAAGACACTGTGCAAAGTAAAGTGGTCCCGAGATGAG GATGAAAAGCTGAAAAGACTTGTCGAGCAACATGGAACTGACTCCTGGAAATTAATAGCAAATTTTTTTCCT GGGAGGACAGATGGCCAGTGTCAGCATCGCTGGCAGAAGGTGCTCAACCCAGAGCTGGTGAAAGGACCTTGGACAAAAGAGGAGGATCAAAAG GTTATTGACCTGGTTCACAAGTATGGTCCCAAGCGCTGGTCAGTGATTGCAAAGCACCTTCAAGGAAGAATTGGGAAGCAGTGCCGCGAACGATGGCACAACCACCTCAACCCGGAGGTGAAGAAATCTTCGTGGACTCAGGAAGAGGATCGAATCATCTATGAGGCCCACAAAAGGCTTGGCAACCGCTGGGCGGAGATCTCCAAACTTCTACCTGGACG AACAGACAACTCCATCAAAAACCACTGGAACTCAACcatgaggaggaaggtggagcaCGAGGGCTACCTGCAAGATGGCGGCAAGGCTTTCAGTTCTTCTCATAGTGGAGGGAAGAGACGCAACCACAGACCGTCTCCTCCAACTCCAACAGAGACTCAGCACTGCGACCACAGTCCTCAGTCATCAGGACCCAACCAG CTGGTGGGATATTCATACGATCCTCACAATGGTCACTTGATGGAGAATCTTTCTGACAATTCAGGATTTATATCG CCATCCTCGCTGGATGATCCTGACAAAGAGCAAAGAATTAAGGAGCTTGAGCTGCTGCTTATGTCAGCAGAGAGTGAAGTCCAGCGACAAGTGCTGTGCAGAGGTCCATGT AGTTTGGAGCCGTACTCAACCTGGTCAGACTCTGGGTCAGATGAGACACTGCCTACAAGTAGAATGGAAGGGCAAGCAGAGAGACGAACCTGGAGGTCTGCTGAAATCACCCATGGACCTCCAGCACAACCTTCTGTCTCCCCTAGCAAGTTTCTGGCTGTAGAAGCCAGCACAGTGCTCTCCACCCTGCAGACGATACCAGAGTTTGCAGAGACCATGGAGCTTATTGACTCG atgtgttttGCTCTGCAGGACCCAGTTGCGTGGAGCGATGTGGCCAGTTTTGACTTGTCAGAGACGGCTACACCACCGAGGCACAATCAAGCAGGATACAGCACCCTCCTGCAAGAGCGGACCGAGGGTTCAATGGGATTTACAGTCGACACTCCGACTACCGTCACAGAACACGACAAGAACTGTGCTCTGTTTGGTGTGGGCAATGTGACTCTGGTGACTCCCATAAACTCTGCAAAATCAAACCAGGTGTTTACTGGGAAGAGAAGACGACGACCACGGGGAGAACCGTCTCCTTTGTGCGACAGAAACGGTTTCTCCTTTCTGGAAAATGTCTCTAATTCTCCCAAGAAAACACCCACAAAGTCTGTGCCGTTCACCCCGTCACGA TTGTGCAACCTATCAGGGACCGAACATCTGAATCTGGAGAACCCTGCCCTGACATCAACTCCTGTGTGTGGTCAAAGGTGCCTCCTAAACACTCCACTCCCCAAGGAAACCACGCCGAAGCACGAGAAAGAGAATGACGG TTCCAGGACCCCTAAATTTCGTAAAACTATAATGATACCAACGCCAAGAACACCAACACCCTTCAAAAATGCTTTGGCTGCCCAGGAGAAAATGCATGGGCCCTTGAAGATGGAG CCACAGCCTTTGGCATTTCTGGAAGAAGACATTAGGGAAGTTCTGAAACTGGAGACTGGAGCAGACATCTTCAACAGAGCTGACACTGAGCATGACTGCAGAATATGGAAACATGAT ATGGATGGCCCAGCTAGAAAAGTCCGCAAGTCCCTTGTGCTGGACCCCTGGGACAAAGACTCCCTCAACGTCCAACTTTTCCAAGACCAGCTGAACAATTTACAA GTCCCAGAAAGTCTACTCACAGGCTCCTCGCTGATTTCCCCCTCTAAGCAAGAGAACCATAGCGGCCCTTTGCTTTCTGACAGAGATAACCCCCCTTTAGTCCCTGTTCATCCACGTGGCTTTACTGGCCTCCAGGTGAAGAAGCTTCCAGCGATccaaaaagcacagaaacatgcCCCAGTACAG GTGAGTGAGTGGGAAACAGTGGTTTATGGGAAGACAGAGGACCAGTTGATCATGACAGAACAAGCTCGTCAGTACCTGAACCCCTacccgtcctcctgctctacCTCAAGGGCCCTCGTGCTTTAA
- the mybl1 gene encoding myb-related protein A isoform X2 yields the protein MDNVKSRSNDEDEELHSTDPESKEKSKDKKTLCKVKWSRDEDEKLKRLVEQHGTDSWKLIANFFPGRTDGQCQHRWQKVLNPELVKGPWTKEEDQKVIDLVHKYGPKRWSVIAKHLQGRIGKQCRERWHNHLNPEVKKSSWTQEEDRIIYEAHKRLGNRWAEISKLLPGRTDNSIKNHWNSTMRRKVEHEGYLQDGGKAFSSSHSGGKRRNHRPSPPTPTETQHCDHSPQSSGPNQLVGYSYDPHNGHLMENLSDNSGFISPSSLDDPDKEQRIKELELLLMSAESEVQRQVLCRGPCSLEPYSTWSDSGSDETLPTSRMEGQAERRTWRSAEITHGPPAQPSVSPSKFLAVEASTVLSTLQTIPEFAETMELIDSDPVAWSDVASFDLSETATPPRHNQAGYSTLLQERTEGSMGFTVDTPTTVTEHDKNCALFGVGNVTLVTPINSAKSNQVFTGKRRRRPRGEPSPLCDRNGFSFLENVSNSPKKTPTKSVPFTPSRLCNLSGTEHLNLENPALTSTPVCGQRCLLNTPLPKETTPKHEKENDGSRTPKFRKTIMIPTPRTPTPFKNALAAQEKMHGPLKMEPQPLAFLEEDIREVLKLETGADIFNRADTEHDCRIWKHDMDGPARKVRKSLVLDPWDKDSLNVQLFQDQLNNLQVPESLLTGSSLISPSKQENHSGPLLSDRDNPPLVPVHPRGFTGLQVKKLPAIQKAQKHAPVQVSEWETVVYGKTEDQLIMTEQARQYLNPYPSSCSTSRALVL from the exons ATGGACAACGTGAAATCACGCAG taatgatgaggatgaagagttGCACTCTACAGACCCAGAGAGTAAAGAGAAGAGCAAAGATAAAAAGACACTGTGCAAAGTAAAGTGGTCCCGAGATGAG GATGAAAAGCTGAAAAGACTTGTCGAGCAACATGGAACTGACTCCTGGAAATTAATAGCAAATTTTTTTCCT GGGAGGACAGATGGCCAGTGTCAGCATCGCTGGCAGAAGGTGCTCAACCCAGAGCTGGTGAAAGGACCTTGGACAAAAGAGGAGGATCAAAAG GTTATTGACCTGGTTCACAAGTATGGTCCCAAGCGCTGGTCAGTGATTGCAAAGCACCTTCAAGGAAGAATTGGGAAGCAGTGCCGCGAACGATGGCACAACCACCTCAACCCGGAGGTGAAGAAATCTTCGTGGACTCAGGAAGAGGATCGAATCATCTATGAGGCCCACAAAAGGCTTGGCAACCGCTGGGCGGAGATCTCCAAACTTCTACCTGGACG AACAGACAACTCCATCAAAAACCACTGGAACTCAACcatgaggaggaaggtggagcaCGAGGGCTACCTGCAAGATGGCGGCAAGGCTTTCAGTTCTTCTCATAGTGGAGGGAAGAGACGCAACCACAGACCGTCTCCTCCAACTCCAACAGAGACTCAGCACTGCGACCACAGTCCTCAGTCATCAGGACCCAACCAG CTGGTGGGATATTCATACGATCCTCACAATGGTCACTTGATGGAGAATCTTTCTGACAATTCAGGATTTATATCG CCATCCTCGCTGGATGATCCTGACAAAGAGCAAAGAATTAAGGAGCTTGAGCTGCTGCTTATGTCAGCAGAGAGTGAAGTCCAGCGACAAGTGCTGTGCAGAGGTCCATGT AGTTTGGAGCCGTACTCAACCTGGTCAGACTCTGGGTCAGATGAGACACTGCCTACAAGTAGAATGGAAGGGCAAGCAGAGAGACGAACCTGGAGGTCTGCTGAAATCACCCATGGACCTCCAGCACAACCTTCTGTCTCCCCTAGCAAGTTTCTGGCTGTAGAAGCCAGCACAGTGCTCTCCACCCTGCAGACGATACCAGAGTTTGCAGAGACCATGGAGCTTATTGACTCG GACCCAGTTGCGTGGAGCGATGTGGCCAGTTTTGACTTGTCAGAGACGGCTACACCACCGAGGCACAATCAAGCAGGATACAGCACCCTCCTGCAAGAGCGGACCGAGGGTTCAATGGGATTTACAGTCGACACTCCGACTACCGTCACAGAACACGACAAGAACTGTGCTCTGTTTGGTGTGGGCAATGTGACTCTGGTGACTCCCATAAACTCTGCAAAATCAAACCAGGTGTTTACTGGGAAGAGAAGACGACGACCACGGGGAGAACCGTCTCCTTTGTGCGACAGAAACGGTTTCTCCTTTCTGGAAAATGTCTCTAATTCTCCCAAGAAAACACCCACAAAGTCTGTGCCGTTCACCCCGTCACGA TTGTGCAACCTATCAGGGACCGAACATCTGAATCTGGAGAACCCTGCCCTGACATCAACTCCTGTGTGTGGTCAAAGGTGCCTCCTAAACACTCCACTCCCCAAGGAAACCACGCCGAAGCACGAGAAAGAGAATGACGG TTCCAGGACCCCTAAATTTCGTAAAACTATAATGATACCAACGCCAAGAACACCAACACCCTTCAAAAATGCTTTGGCTGCCCAGGAGAAAATGCATGGGCCCTTGAAGATGGAG CCACAGCCTTTGGCATTTCTGGAAGAAGACATTAGGGAAGTTCTGAAACTGGAGACTGGAGCAGACATCTTCAACAGAGCTGACACTGAGCATGACTGCAGAATATGGAAACATGAT ATGGATGGCCCAGCTAGAAAAGTCCGCAAGTCCCTTGTGCTGGACCCCTGGGACAAAGACTCCCTCAACGTCCAACTTTTCCAAGACCAGCTGAACAATTTACAA GTCCCAGAAAGTCTACTCACAGGCTCCTCGCTGATTTCCCCCTCTAAGCAAGAGAACCATAGCGGCCCTTTGCTTTCTGACAGAGATAACCCCCCTTTAGTCCCTGTTCATCCACGTGGCTTTACTGGCCTCCAGGTGAAGAAGCTTCCAGCGATccaaaaagcacagaaacatgcCCCAGTACAG GTGAGTGAGTGGGAAACAGTGGTTTATGGGAAGACAGAGGACCAGTTGATCATGACAGAACAAGCTCGTCAGTACCTGAACCCCTacccgtcctcctgctctacCTCAAGGGCCCTCGTGCTTTAA